In Puntigrus tetrazona isolate hp1 chromosome 24, ASM1883169v1, whole genome shotgun sequence, a genomic segment contains:
- the LOC122329860 gene encoding neutral cholesterol ester hydrolase 1-like isoform X2 → MRPVLIGTILLTIGAAYYIYLPLPSTISEPWKLMLTDAYIRGTMKLSFVAHDLGLTSPLGLVKYTSTWVDTKTIESSNSVRVTEASFGGVEALVFESTVSGQEQSFKRGVVYLHGGGWTFGSTKMKPYYLQCITMAEELNAVVISVEYRLAPEARFPDQYNDVFQASKHILTAEVLSLYSIDPKRVAVSGDSAGGNLAAAVAQQVALDSSIPIKFKIQALVYPALQALDFNTPSYQQNADIPILYRPMIARVWLEYLNGEQKLVPALLANNHTALDQGQEVAAAKAKTDWTKLLPVAFQKNYKPVVPLHGDPELLEKLPGLLDVRAAPLLADTKVLKAVPPAYIMTCEHDVLRDDGLMYATRLEEAGVDVTVDHVEDGFHGCLSFAFGPFAFSVGKRSLGNYIHWLKENL, encoded by the exons atGCGGCCCGTTTTGATCGGGACGATTTTACTGACAATAGGAGCCGCTTATTATATTTATCTGCCTCTGCCCAGCACTATATCAGAGCCATGGAAACTCATGCTCACGGATGCATATATACGTGGTACGATGAAGTTG aGTTTTGTAGCTCATGACCTTGGACTGACTTCTCCGTTGGGTTTAGTTAAATACACTTCGACTTGGGTGGATACTAAAACTATCGAGTCCAGCAACAGCGTCCGAGTCACTGAAGCGTCTTTCGGAGGAGTGGAAGCTCTAGTGTTTGAGTCAACTGTTTCAGGACAGGAGCAGAGCTTCAAAAGGGGCGTGGTCTATCTCCATGGAGGAGGATGGACATTTGGCAGTACAA AGATGAAACCATATTACCTTCAGTGCATCACTATGGCTGAAGAGCTGAATGCAGTCGTGATATCTGTAGA GTACAGGTTGGCACCGGAGGCACGTTTCCCAGATCAGTATAATGATGTTTTTCAGGCCTCAAAACACATCCTGACAGCAGAGGTGTTGAGTCTGTACTCTATAGACCCTAAAAGAGTGGCTGTGTCAGGTGATAGCGCCGGAGGAAACCTGGCCGCTGCTGTGGCACAACAG GTGGCTTTAGACAGTAGCATTCCTATTAAGTTCAAAATCCAGGCCCTGGTCTACCCTGCGCTTCAGGCCCTGGACTTCAACACTCCCTCCTACCAGCAGAACGCCGACATTCCCATTCTATACAGACCAATGATTGCTCGCGTTTGGCTGGAGTACCTAAACGGTGAGCAGAAACTTGTTCCTGCTTTGCTGGCCAACAACCACACAGCTCTGGATCAGGGTCAGGAGGTAGCAGCGGCCAAAGCCAAGACAGACTGGACCAAGCTTCTTCCGGTGGCCTTCCAGAAGAACTATAAACCCGTGGTTCCGCTTCACGGTGACCCAGAGCTGCTGGAGAAGCTGCCAGGCCTGCTGGATGTGAGAGCGGCGCCTCTACTAGCTGATACTAAAGTGCTGAAGGCCGTGCCGCCCGCTTACATCATGACCTGTGAGCATGACGTGCTGAGAGACGACGGACTCATGTACGCCACGAGACTGGAAGAGGCCGGAGTGGACGTCACCGTTGATCACGTTGAAGATGGTTTCCATGGATGCCTCAGTTTCGCTTTTGGACCCTTTGCTTTTTCTGTAGGAAAGCGAAGTCTTGGGAACTACATCCATTGGCTGAAGGAGAATCTCTAA
- the LOC122329860 gene encoding neutral cholesterol ester hydrolase 1-like isoform X4 yields the protein MKPYYLQCITMAEELNAVVISVEYRLAPEARFPDQYNDVFQASKHILTAEVLSLYSIDPKRVAVSGDSAGGNLAAAVAQQVALDSSIPIKFKIQALVYPALQALDFNTPSYQQNADIPILYRPMIARVWLEYLNGEQKLVPALLANNHTALDQGQEVAAAKAKTDWTKLLPVAFQKNYKPVVPLHGDPELLEKLPGLLDVRAAPLLADTKVLKAVPPAYIMTCEHDVLRDDGLMYATRLEEAGVDVTVDHVEDGFHGCLSFAFGPFAFSVGKRSLGNYIHWLKENL from the exons ATGAAACCATATTACCTTCAGTGCATCACTATGGCTGAAGAGCTGAATGCAGTCGTGATATCTGTAGA GTACAGGTTGGCACCGGAGGCACGTTTCCCAGATCAGTATAATGATGTTTTTCAGGCCTCAAAACACATCCTGACAGCAGAGGTGTTGAGTCTGTACTCTATAGACCCTAAAAGAGTGGCTGTGTCAGGTGATAGCGCCGGAGGAAACCTGGCCGCTGCTGTGGCACAACAG GTGGCTTTAGACAGTAGCATTCCTATTAAGTTCAAAATCCAGGCCCTGGTCTACCCTGCGCTTCAGGCCCTGGACTTCAACACTCCCTCCTACCAGCAGAACGCCGACATTCCCATTCTATACAGACCAATGATTGCTCGCGTTTGGCTGGAGTACCTAAACGGTGAGCAGAAACTTGTTCCTGCTTTGCTGGCCAACAACCACACAGCTCTGGATCAGGGTCAGGAGGTAGCAGCGGCCAAAGCCAAGACAGACTGGACCAAGCTTCTTCCGGTGGCCTTCCAGAAGAACTATAAACCCGTGGTTCCGCTTCACGGTGACCCAGAGCTGCTGGAGAAGCTGCCAGGCCTGCTGGATGTGAGAGCGGCGCCTCTACTAGCTGATACTAAAGTGCTGAAGGCCGTGCCGCCCGCTTACATCATGACCTGTGAGCATGACGTGCTGAGAGACGACGGACTCATGTACGCCACGAGACTGGAAGAGGCCGGAGTGGACGTCACCGTTGATCACGTTGAAGATGGTTTCCATGGATGCCTCAGTTTCGCTTTTGGACCCTTTGCTTTTTCTGTAGGAAAGCGAAGTCTTGGGAACTACATCCATTGGCTGAAGGAGAATCTCTAA